One Carassius gibelio isolate Cgi1373 ecotype wild population from Czech Republic chromosome A20, carGib1.2-hapl.c, whole genome shotgun sequence DNA segment encodes these proteins:
- the LOC127939043 gene encoding phosducin-like, giving the protein MSDRIVDEEPVAVTHTGPKGVINDWRKFKLESMDQEALPPSKRELIRQMSSPHKPRDSCVGGFNRKMSAQEYELIKEDDEKSLRKYRKQCMLEMHERLSFGPKFEGVYDLDSGEDFLEVIEKEHRLTVVVVHIYKDGVQVCEALNSCMDCLATEYSSVKFCRISAAATGASERFPDDVLPALLVYKAGELLGNFLAVTQHFSEEFFATDVEAFLNEYGLLPEKECGPGADEDEADVE; this is encoded by the exons atgtcggACAGAATCGTAGATGAGGAACCAGTGGCTGTCACTCACACAG GACCAAAGGGTGTCATCAATGACTGGCGTAAATTTAAACTGGAGAGCATGGACCAGGAGGCTCTGCCTCCCAGCAAGAGAGAGCTGATAAGACAGATGTCGTCCCCCCACAAACCCAGAGACTCCTGTGTGGGTGGATTCAATCGCAAG ATGAGCGCTCAGGAGTACGAGCTGATAAAAGAAGATGATGAGAAAAGTCTGCGTAAGTACCGCAAGCAATGCATGCTGGAGATGCATGAGCGCCTGAGCTTCGGGCCCAAATTTGAGGGGGTGTACGACCTTGACAGTGGTGAGGACTTTCTGGAGGTCATTGAGAAGGAGCACCGTCTCACAGTGGTGGTGGTGCACATATATAAAGATGGAGTGCAGGTGTGTGAGGCACTTAACAGTTGCATGGATTGCCTGGCCACAGAATATTCAAGCGTTAAATTCTGCCGCATTAGCGCGGCTGCCACTGGAGCTAGCGAGCGTTTCCCAGATGACGTGCTGCCCGCCTTGTTAGTGTACAAGGCTGGAGAGCTTCTGGGGAACTTCCTGGCTGTTACGCAGCATTTCAGCGAGGAGTTCTTTGCTACCGATGTAGAAGCCTTCCTCAATGAATATGGACTGCTGCCAGAGAAGGAATGTGGCCCTGGAGCTGATGAGGATGAAGCAGATGTGGAGTAA